Genomic window (Cucumis sativus cultivar 9930 chromosome 2, Cucumber_9930_V3, whole genome shotgun sequence):
ATATCGTCATATCAGTAAAATGAATTCTTATCAAATATAAGAATTAAGTTTACAAgtttatttaatcaatcaaatgtgtaagCGAAGAATACTAAGTGTATTTGCAAGGTGTATCAAAGATATCACGTGCATCAAGCTACAAATTTGTTGAGTGTACCAATGAAggataacaaatttattagtggtacatcaagtgtatcaaacgtatCAGTGAAGTCTTTAAGTTTATCAAGACCTAAAGAGTATAAAAGTGTATCGAGAAGAATCAAGTGCAACAAAAAGTATTAGGTGTTTTAGGTGTTTTAggtgtatcaaagagtatcatAGTGCATCGAGTGTATCCCAAAGGTtatcaagaagtatcaaatgtacatcaagtgtatcaaaaagtattAAGTGTATAAAGGAATACTAGATGTATCATATGTGTATTAATGGATATTAAGtttatcaagtgtatcaaacgtatattaATGACAAAgacatttgtgaaattttacaTATTCGTAGGTTTGAGTTGgactttttttccatttttacaAGTAAGAAATTTGCGTGGTATCACTTATTTTGGCTATTTTGGGAGTAcccaattttcaaattgttacGGAGGGTAGTTACCCAAAATTAAACTTGGGTCTAAGCCCATATGAGAGCTTGTGAAATAATTTGGGTCTTCTTCCTAGATGACCTATCTAAGTAGATCCGTTTTTGCttcaactattttttgttgtgactagataaatgataaaattaaaggtttaatcataataaaatttaattattaaaatggaaattttgaataaataataagaaatattaaagtgtgatattgtaaaaaatatcttcatttgaattaaaatgcAATTCAACTTGGAGAGGttttaaaaggttaaaaaaacaCTACAATACCCGATAACTAAACCAAATACCATATGATGGAGATGTATCTATCCGAcgttaaatatattatatctaAATGTGGTATTTGGTTTAGTTATCTAAAATGGGATTCAAGATAATGTGATATAGCCAAGAGAATGGAATTCAAGAAAGTGTGGTTGAAACAACAATCAGAAACATGGGATtgagaaggagaaaaagagattTTGGTGGGCAGCTAagtaaagaagatgaaaaaaaatgagatttagggttttttgttttcttattttactttattaacaataacaacaacaataaaatagGCTTTGGATTGGTAGAAAAGTGCTTTTATCCTTTGAAAACGTTACCATGCGTGCATGTATGAGATTTGCTCTACTATATATGCACCTTCAGAAGACTGACAACAAAAATGGCAATACAATTTGCACAAAAAGAACTCATAGTGCACTCCCAAATGTGCATTTTACAACATGCTTCAATCAATATAACTCatcttcaaaaccaaaaatcaTCCCTAGAGACATCACTACTTTCAATCTTCCACtatgaattatatatacaactaaaataaaatggaaggcTAAAAGTCATTTCTATCTCTCTAGTTTCTTACTCACATATAATAAGTTAGCCACATCCTAATCAAAACACTTCTAAAAACATATCAGGTAAGAAAACTTGTACGTGCAAGATAGTCGATAGTCATAGCACTTCAATACACACAATCTTAATTATACCCAATCCCCAACAACGATTTGATTCTTGACAAGGCGTGAAAAATGTGTGTAATATGTAGTTGGTAATATCGTTTAAAGAGTATTCATGTAAACAATATAAGTTGTGAGTGAAAAGAATTTATCctttttctaatactttcCATATTAACATTAATGACTTGATGACTTGAGGTATATTTGTGAAAAGTTATTGAAAgcactttttaaaacttgagtTTTGGACATTTTGCTCTGCATATTAACTTggaatatttacaaaaatggaCCATTTTGTTTACTCCTAAATGTTTCCTCTATCATGATGATCAAACGTCAAAACTCTTTCCTCTCGCGAGAATGAAAGTGGGAAACTAAAAAtctacttttaacttttaacagGAAGCTAAAGGTTTctcaaaaactatttaaacaGAAAGCCATACTTTGCAAGATCACACATAGAGTATAACTTGCAATTATGgtacaaaataataatcaattgaAACTTGGAACTTCAAACCATCTAAGCTCTTCTCTACAACTTCACGATTGATTGGTTTCTTGGTATTTTTGGATGAACTAACAATTTTGGTGCCTTTCTTCTCTGGAGAAGCTTTATCTTTCACATAACAAGAAGAAGCAAACTGATTCTCCTTTGAAGGTGAATTGGATTTCCAAGAGCTTTGCTTGGGATTCATGAGCCTAGCATAAGAATTACCTGGTTGTCGTCCAAATGTCGTCGGTGTTGGTGAACTGATATGCTCATATGAAGCTAAAGATTTAGATTGATTGTGCTGTAAACTTTTCATTGAGATACTCTCAACTGCATTGACAAAGATAGCTTCTTCATATAGATGTTGTCGAAAATTCACAACACGTTTTGAAAGCCAAACAATTTCCTCTTCAAGAACAGCTACTTCAGCAAGAAGCTCAAGTGTCTACAAGCAAAAAAAATGCAATGCAACATCATGGACATACATCAATATTGTAACATGGTGAGGATCCTACATTGAAAAAGATCAAGACTTTTGTAACCTTATGCTTCGAGACTTTTGTACAGACGACCTTCTTTTGGAGTTCAAGTGAAAAAGGGCCAACTActtagaaaaataagttttttaacCTTATGCTTGCTTGCATCATCACCTAAATTATCGTAGCAAACCCTTCGAAGCATGCATGATGGCCACTGACACTCAATTCTCGATATTGATTCTCACTTTCAATAACTCAACACTTGATGTTGCCCCCTTAGCCTCATTACTTATTCTCACTTCTCgcttcaatatatattaaatttgagcaaaacattaattaatttcttctttcttgtaTCGTTTCATGTCATTTCTTCTTGATATTCACTCTAACTCTTGAGAATGAGTAATGACCTTGACAGTGAGAGTAAGTGTTGAGTCATCGAGAGTGAAGCGGGGTTAGTAGCAATAATTGATCATCAAAGGGCCACCAGATGTGCTAATTCAAGGTGTTAGTACATTAATTTCACTTTAGGATGATGCAATgtaatgtaaaaaagaaaaaagaaaaaaccttaATGCTGTGAAAAGCGAAAGAGACAAACTTGGTCatatttaatacaatataaaaagtatatgAAGTCTAAACTGATGTCATTTATCTAATGGTGAACTGAAAGAGACATAATCTCAACGtgcatttgaaaaaaatcaacagaCTTGCAATGAGATTTGTAATggtagagagaaagagagttaCAGATGGAGGAAGATAAGAAGGTAGACGAGGCAAAGCTCCTAAAGGTCTATTGAAAGCTCTCTTCAAAGCTCTTTGAACATTCTCCTCATGCCTtagcttcttcttcaacttatCAAcctataaaacaaaataaaaaacaacatgcaattaaaaaaaaaaaattgggtttgttttttaaagaaaaatttgatcaaataatACATCTTGTAGTAatgccattttcttctctctattCAATCTTCTTCTATTATTGATCTTGATGATTCCACCTTTCTCATCACCCATCTCTGTTTCATCCCTTTCCTCCTGCTTTCACAGgaaacaaattcaatattccaataactaattaacaccattttcttttttgtttaatttcccTTGAGAGCTTACTTTTTCATGAATCGATGACGGTTTCGGTATCTGAAATTGAGCCTTGGCACGAACTCTagcattcattttttctcacttCTGTCTGTGAAAGCAAAACAGAGCAAGAATTAATCAAAACAGAGCTtgcaaacaaacaagaaagGAAACAAACAGAGAATGAACCATTTTCGATTACTTGttaagaaagaagaacaaagaaaggaaaacaagaattcctagaaaatggaaagaatcagaagaagaaaacagaagACAAGTGGGGAAAAACTATTGTGGTGCGCTCTGTTTTCTTGTGTTGATTTACCATAAAAACTCACACTCAATACATTCATCAACTCCTTGGATTTTTTAAAGCTCTTTGTCAATTTGTTTCGtatgaaacaaacaaagaaaaaaatgtgagaCGGCTTCCAACtcctttttttaacattacTTTTGTCTTCCAGGTTTTGCTTTCTACCTCAATTCTACTttaacaattctttttttttactctatttcttaataaataagagaaaatgggGTGagtaatcaaatattttagtttgagaataaaataataaacatcgTATAAATAGCCCATGATTACGTTTTATAAATAGTAGGTTCATTTGATTACATTTGTTGTTTATGTGTGTTTTATGATTACAGTGGATGATTTGTTGTTAACTTAGTTCATAtacttgtttatttaattttttaatattatttattatttaacataatCATAACaacttgttttaaataatCCAATATGCATTGATGGTATTTAATTGAAGTCTTCAAAGATAGAGAACCAAAAGgtttgaaaaacaaatctaTTACATTAGATTACAAATCAAATAACCTAATATGTTTAGCTAATATAGTGTAACATCATTACTAGATTTCATAACATTAATGAGTGGTTagattttcataatttcattattattattattattattattattattataactcatGTGCATGCCCTCACTTTCATAGGTAAATCAAAAGTGGATgtgattttaaactttgtcTAAAGGTAATATCAATTATCAAAACCctttaaaagaggaaaatacTTTCCaataatacaacaaaattctaaacactttcttcaaagaaaagaaaagagaaatgaattAATGatacaaaacaaatcaaaagaatCATAAGGAGATCATTAGTGGGGTTAAGATGTTGATATATGTCCAAATACTCATTGTCTCAAGATTTGGCTATAATCaccctttttctttgaaaaacaaatatagagaGCAATGTCACtctcttttttcaatattaatttatacccttaattcttcatttaattttcttaatctaatcaaaattttgatgcTTTTCATTAAGATTGTCTTTGTAGGCTTTTTCAAATGTGGTAATTTGATCTCGTGGGAGGTTCGATCTCCATCTCCAcaattattgtattaaaaatgatgttgatttgatttataaacaataatttctatttgatttatagaaatgaaataatcaataacttatttttattattattttgacaaTCATTACTATTATATCatattacattatattaaGTTGAAAAGTGATTATTTTGGGTAGAAATTTGACGTTGATTAGTGGATGAAATGAGTATTTTGGAAATAagtgaacaaaataaaaaaaaagtggcaTACCGAAAGgaagttaattataatatcATAGACTGCTCTTTCTCTCCACTACCCTAATTTCTTTATgcaaataatttcaaatgaaaaagaaaataacaaaggTCCATTATTTTACAAACTAATTAGAATTCATACAAAAATCGACCACCAAATTTGGtaggtttgtttttttgtcaaattgcaaatatagcaaaatttatcaaattctatcaatgatataagtctataaCTGATACaccatattgcaaatattggtttatcacttatatatcatatgaaatctatcagtgatagttttgctatatttgcaattttttttaaatgttgctatatccttaattattattgttaaaatagtcatccattacaattttttttgttttgtttgtttgaccAGTTGACCAACgactatttattttagtttatttaatttttctttaattatatataagatatattaatctttattttgttttattttccacctaaataataaattaatatttttaaaaatagaaaaataaattaaaatatttacctattatagtaaaattttggattatatctttgattatattttatcagtATAGTATAGCATatcaatattcaaatattttgtaaaatttgctatttttaaaaaatttccaataataaaagtgaaaaggtttctttttcgtttttatttttattttttctttttagttggATGAAAAGCAGGTGCATATGATTCTTTGCACAGTATATATGTGAATAGTGACTTATGGTCCTCCTAAGTATGAGTCTCTTTCTCAACTATAATCtacttctttctttgttacaAGAACCCTTCAATCAAGATAGTCTAGAGAATATCTATGGATAACGGATGAATAAGCcttttgaaattaagattcatgtacaaaatatagtaaaccTTAAGCATATTTTGACGTTTGTTGTGACGGAGTTGTATAGGTTTTGTAATTGTTGGTCTTTTGCAGAAGTTGGTTTGTTTGTATGTAAGTGGATTTTGCATATTTTGACGGTTATGTAATTTCAGgtttttttaacttgtttGAAGTTGATTGCACGTCGCATATATGAAAGAGATGTAAtgattcatattttttttattttttaaaaactgctATATGTGACGGTTAAAAAACGGCAACAAAAGAATTTCGTTCACTATCTAAAACCAACAATAAAAGGATAATCCTTGATGGATAAAACACATCAATGAAAGGGTCGGGGTTATCTTGATGAGcttttccatatttttcaTGATCAAAACGATCAAGAAAGGGTGTTTGATGACTTGGTTTGGCTATAAAAAAACGATTTTTGTGTTCATTTTGAACACCAACTGGCTTTTAGACTAAATTAATTGCTCAATTCATGGAGGAGGAGATGTATTTCACACAAATCAAGCAATTGCAATGGAAATGCCAAGTAGGTTGATTAGTAGGAAAAGCCTAGTTAATTAACCAACTAATTTAATTCTAATTCCAACCTGATAGAAGAATCACAAAGATTAATTTTCAGAATTGTTAAtcaaaatagaagaatttagaaatttacTAAGAGTGGTAATTGTTATTTGACTTCTTAGCAAAATTCCATCTGTTTTGGTCAGTCATTTATGCAATAAAAAAGGTagactttatattattttggtcaTTCTTCTTGTTATCCCAAGACATAACATAAGTAGAGGAGTTTTCGTTCTTCCTAAACACTTTATGAAAAGCAAATTCctttaaaaataagaacacGTCTTCAACGATTTTATCTCTAAAAACACCCATAAAATAGTCTCtgacttaatttaaatttaccttttatGTGTTGACATGGAtagatttattataattagttaTCCAATTCAACCAAAACTTCATTCTTCCTCAATTCTTATGCCACCAACAGTCCAAATGCGTCAAAACATATTGATGAAAAGGTAATCTCCCGTTTTACTTGAGAAATGTTTTGGCTGGCAACTACAAAAGATTGAACGATAGGTTTTCACAAAATTTTCCATAACACAAATCTGTATAGTAAGTTCGAGTGTTAGCATTTCTTAAGACCCGAGTGCGTGCTAAAGGgaggaagaaaaacatttaataaaataatatgctTTGATATCACTACAGTAAATGAAATGTACAAAACCGATACAACACTACAAATCATTtactacaaaagaaaataaaaggaacttatactaaaacaaacaatcaCAATGGAGGCCAAAAAATggagggaaaagaaaagacgaAACCCACATACAAACATacaaactatataatatataatacatcGAGCAGTTCTTCAAATGCAATCTGTTCAGCCGCTTTGTTGGGGAATGTGCAAGCAAACTCAGTAATGGCCAAAACCATGAAAGTTCATCTAGAAGCAGtgtcaaaattagtttaacCAAACGGTGAAGGTACAGGTTCTGCAAGAGCATCTGATCGTTTTATGCTTCCCATGCCACAGATTATGCATCCAGGAGATGTTAGAGCTGAAAATTTAGCACCACAAAGATCGCACACATCATAACCGATAGTTGACAATCGGCTGAGGGTGGCAGCACAAAACATCGAGGGATCTTCTTGTGGATCAATGGACTTGTTCAACAAACCTCTTTGAACACACATGTCAATGAGGCTCCTCAACTCATCTTGCTTGCTTGCAGGAGCTTTGGAGAAGAGAAGTTCAAGCATCTGTTTGGAATAAGCGTAATTTTGAACCTCCATATTTCGTTTTATGGCAGTTCGAATACAATTTATCCGATGCTTTGCAAGAAGAGGCAAAGAACCTAAATGGCGTGATAGTCTGCCCATTTCATCTTTGGCACTAAGTGCACTTGATCCTTGTACCTTTTGTAATCGTCCGATTTCCTGCCGAAGATTCAACTGTTAGACAAACAAGATCTGGGACACTAAAACATAATGATTGTCAAACTTTTGATTCATATGatatttgcttttattttataattgcCAAAACTTCAATggctagaaaaaaaattagggtaCTGCTGAAAGGCCTCGGAAATCAATACCTGAAGAAGAGTAACAGCTATCTTGTACTGAGCACATATGGTCGCTTGAGCTTTAATATCAGCTCCTCGAGAATGGTCTTTGGCAAGTGCCAGAAAAGCTTCATCAAAACAAGACAGAGCATCTGAAAGATGATTCTGCTCTAGATGCGCTAACCCAGTCTTGAAGCATATGGAAGCAGCAGCACCACGGGGAACCTGCATGAGGAAATTAAGgttgaaaatgataaagaagGAATTAAACCAACAATTAAAACGTTACTGCTACAGCTAGAGAGAGGAATGCTGCATTGCAGATAGTTGAGCATTTAACCACcagtatttatttatttttaagccAATTTAAACACCAGTTGATTAAAAAGGATTTGTGAACCTGTCCAGGTCGCACAGAAGTTGCTTGAGGTGGAGGAGGCTTTCCAGAATCAGCAGAATTTGGAACTCCTAGAACACTGAGATCAATAGGCTGTGAAGGAAATGAAGGCTGTGCTGGCTGAACTGCCTGAACTGAAGGCGGCATGGCAGTGGGCTGACCCAAGGATTGTGGTGGCACACCACCATCAGGTAGTCCAATTGATTCAAAAGGTAAAGCCGGTTGCTGGGAAGCTTGAGGGGGAACACCACCATCTGGAAGTCCAACATTAACTTCCGGTGCATTGGCCTGGTTGGAGGAGACCTTGTTGCTGTCAACTCCACGGGAAGCTGGATCTAACTGTGAAAGGTAAGTTCCAGGAGGAGGAAGGGAAGCTGCAATCTGAAGAGAAGGAATTGTATTCTGGAAAAAGTCCTCTGGAATGGGTCTGGCCGCAACTCCTGCACCCGTGCCCTGGGTAGAAGTCTGTAGGACTGGTGCAGGTTGCATCAATGAATCTGTACCAAAAGGATCAACCGGGGTGGCAGAAACAATTGGAGCTGTTAAAGCAGTTGTAGCAGGAGGTTGGGATAAATTTTGTGCAAGGTCCGGAGTGCTGCCAGTCAATGACTTGGTTCTGCTAATGGGTGGACCAAATCCTTCCCCAAGTTTAAATTGCATCGTAGcttctttaatctttttcaCATCAACTGTGGGAGATGTAACCGGTTTATCTCGTATTCTAATATGTAGCTTTCGAGTTTTTGAAACATTCTCTTCATCACTACTGCTACCATCATTAGCAGTACCATACATCGTTTTCTTGAACTCTTCTTCCGCTTTAGCCTGTTCATCTGCAGCGGCTGAACTTTGTTTCATAAGAGTTTCCAGACCCATCAAATTATCCTTCGAGTCACCATCAGAAGATGCCTTGGATTTATTAGAAATGGATTTTGCTAAAGGTGTTTGAAGCCCAGTGGCCTTATCAACATTTCCACCAGCGGGTGCAAAAGACTTGACCAGGCTGTCCTCACTTACTACTTCAACGATACTGCCTCTACCTTTAACTGAGCCAAGGTAAACACCAATATGATCAGCAACAATTGAAGGTATAGAACCATCATCTGTTTTCATATATGGCATCACTTCTGCAGCTAGCTCCCATTGTGGTATAGCCTTCAAGTTGGTGGGAGTTTTGATTTCCCAGTTTCCACCTCCCCATTCTGGACCTTTGGGAACCATGCTCTCGGCAGCAAAGTTTGCAAAAATACCTTGTGTCCATCCTGTAGAGCGGACCCTTAAAATTCGCTCACAATATCGCCTCAGTTCAGAATCTGTTCCATCCTCTTCCAATTTTTGAGCTAAACGACGCAATGCACTAGGGTTAAGATGGCAGATAAATAAATCAAGTATGCTATCATTGTCTGCTATAACTTCAAAAGTTTCTTTGGCACTATCGAACTGACCAAACCTGCAAACTTAACTCAGTCAGATttttgggagaaaaaaaacaaaaacaaacttatCACAGATtgatgaaaaggaagaaaatcgTTCAGAGACACAAACTCCCAAagggagagaagaaaaacaaaaagagacaATTGCAGCCAAAAGGATTTTTCACAAGTTCCAATAAAGGAATCAAGAAAGCACAActcactacattttttttaagcaGCATATGACCAAAAGCGACCAATCCCTCCCagtaagaaaatgaattcaaacaaaaggataaatataaatgcaaagaaaaaaagattaaaaagatgaaaaccaaaagaaagtAATGCCCAATCATACTCAGTACTAAGAGAATGGATTTTGAGCTATTGAATCAACATGCAGATGGCAACAAGGAAAACCAAGAGAGAAGTGTGATCTTATCTGCATACTTGATACAAGCATAACCCAACTGCCGAAACCGATGGAACAAGTGAGAGGTTGGAGGGCATCTGGGGTAATCTCTAGATCGTAAGAACTCATCCTTTAAAACGGATAAAGCAGTAGAAAAACGAAGTGCTTTAATAGCATATATACCCCGCAACACCTGAGTTCATCGATCAACAGATGGAGAAAAAtcacaattaataataaaaactagagaaattgcatcaagtgacaaaaacatttagaaaaaaacagatcATGGCAcctattttttgcatattgtgaatatggcaaaattagtgatatcagacgGCTATCAGACAGTAATCATAGGGCTATCAGATGGTAATCATAGGGTTATcggcttttaaatttgctacttttgcaatttagaaaatgtagtgacatggaccctattatcataaatttttttgctatttttacaagagcctctaaaaaataattaagagcAACATGTTTGGAAAGTGCAATAGGGTGAGAGAAAACAACACATGCTCCATCACTCACCTGCGTAAACTGTGGACCAGCTTGGGACAAGGACACTGCAAGATCTCCACAGACAGGAGGACCACCAGCTAAAATATCAAGAGACCTTGGAGTGATGCGCAAGCTGTCAAATCTTCATGGAGTAACATTCTAAGTCAGGTTTCATAACTTCAGATGAATTCAGCACAGATAAGGTAATAAAAGATCCATTAGAAAAAACGTGGTGTTATAAGATCTTATTTAACCAAGAATATAGCAAattcaacaaaactaaaatatctgcaaatggaaagaaaaaaaccttgATGTGATTTGGTATAATATTTCTGAAAGATCAAGCTTCTGCTCAAAGCGTTGTTGCATTGTAGCAAAACCAATAAGAAGAGGTTCAAGAAGTCCAACGAGACAACTCCTTATCTCTACTACCTTCTTCTGTCTGGGATTTATCTCTGTTGGATTTGCAAGCAGCAACCGGTCATTCAAAGCACCAACAAGAACTGCACAGAAGTAGCACATTTCTGGTCAGACTTACATAAGAGACATACGATATTTGCGGTTACGTCATACATCATAGATAAATACATTATAAATACAGTAAAAGGAAGAATTATATAGTTGCAAGAAGGAAAACCGACAGCTAGATTGTAAAACACACCTGCATAAGGCATACTGATCGAAAGAATGGTCCTCACTTTTCCATCCCAGCCAAGCACACTAATCGCTGTTGCTGTAGAAAAGACGAGTGCTGGTCCAATCCACAGCAAAGATCGATAGTGCACATTAGTTAAGTGTTCCAACAAGTTCTTCTGATCAGAAAAGGTCACAATTTGTGGAAAAAGTTCTATGCTTCATAAAAAACCTAACTCCTATTTCGAGAATATAGTGTAGTACTGgtcaatattatttatagtgGTACACATTTCCTAAGAGTTACACAATTGAGGTacaaattatgatttataataatgtaCCCCTTCAACATTATTTTCCTGCTAATTATCAGAACTTCtaaattggttttaaattCTAGAGCTTtccaaaaacaattttgatttgttCCTGAAACATAAAAATGTAAGACTCCgccaaatttacaattttttcttgtatCCCAGTAGGTAAACAAAGAACGGCttatcaacttttcttttaaggaaaaaacttttcgttgatgaaatgaaaagagactaatgctcaaagtacaatgGAACagaaaaagtaaagaagaaCAGCTTATCAACTAATGTCAAGGATATTGAAGGAATTCCCTTATCAAATTTCGCATAAGTGCTTGCCAGTATATCAAGATCAGCTGAAACCATAAGCACTCTCTGGGTGGTTAGTACTCCAGCAACAAGCCCTCTAAGAGTTTCTTGCCAGTGAACCTGCAAAAgcaaaatgatttatttttccatgAGCATCATAGAAATGATTGGTCTCcagaagaataaaatttttaaaattcgaTTCCTCTTTAGAAGATAATAAACCTCATGACAAAATATATGTCAAACAAATTCACttaactaattgatttatttatttattgatttatctAAATTTGGGGCCAGGGTACATGATATAGATGCTATAGTTTGAAtagtatttaataaattaactttattaGCTATTGAGAAACCTTTTAATTATTCCATATAGTATAGATGTTTTCCTTAAAAGGTCCTTTCTATAGTGAAATATACTAGCCAACTAattgatttcatttcttttcctgCTCCTACTTGGTGTCTCAACTGACCAAATCTAAGATCTTTGTAACTACTCCATATTTACTTTACGCACTAGTtggagagttttttttttttgataagagacaagtatattcatataacaaaacagaacaGCCTAAGGGCGAGGGACAAGAGGGCC
Coding sequences:
- the LOC101210543 gene encoding uncharacterized protein LOC101210543 isoform X1, whose protein sequence is MNARVRAKAQFQIPKPSSIHEKQEERDETEMGDEKGGIIKINNRRRLNREKKMALLQDVDKLKKKLRHEENVQRALKRAFNRPLGALPRLPSYLPPSTLELLAEVAVLEEEIVWLSKRVVNFRQHLYEEAIFVNAVESISMKSLQHNQSKSLASYEHISSPTPTTFGRQPGNSYARLMNPKQSSWKSNSPSKENQFASSCYVKDKASPEKKGTKIVSSSKNTKKPINREVVEKSLDGLKFQVSIDYYFVP
- the LOC101210543 gene encoding uncharacterized protein LOC101210543 isoform X2, encoding MNARVRAKAQFQIPKPSSIHEKEERDETEMGDEKGGIIKINNRRRLNREKKMALLQDVDKLKKKLRHEENVQRALKRAFNRPLGALPRLPSYLPPSTLELLAEVAVLEEEIVWLSKRVVNFRQHLYEEAIFVNAVESISMKSLQHNQSKSLASYEHISSPTPTTFGRQPGNSYARLMNPKQSSWKSNSPSKENQFASSCYVKDKASPEKKGTKIVSSSKNTKKPINREVVEKSLDGLKFQVSIDYYFVP
- the LOC101204486 gene encoding uncharacterized protein LOC101204486 — its product is MEWNTIHHLDLRHVGRGLKPLQPHAAAFHSHQALVAVAIGTYIVECDALTGCKISSLDIGARVVRMSYSPTSGHAVIAMLEDCTIRSCDFDSEQTCVLHSPEKKMEQISSDTEVHLALTPLQPVVFFGFHKRMSVTVVGTVEGGRTPTKIKTDLKKPIVNLACHPRLPLLYVAYADGLIRAYNIHTYAVHYTLQLDNTIKLIGAGAFAFHPTLEWIFVGDRRGTLLAWDVSIEKPSMIGITQVGSQPIISVAWLPMLRLLVSLSKDGNLQVWKTRVILNPNRPPMQANFFEPAVIESIDIPRILSQQGGEAVYPLPRIKALQVHPKLNLAALLFANMSGADTVKNRAAYTREGRKQLFAVLQSARGSSASVLKEKLSSLGASGILADHQLQAQLQEHHLKGHSSLTISDIARKAFLHSHFMEGHAKNAPISRLPIITILDSKHHLKDVPVCQPFHLELNFFSKENRVLHYPVRAFYIDGQNLMAYNLCSGSDSIYKKLYTSIPGNVEFHPKFIVHSRKQRLFLVTYEFSGATNEVVLYWENTDSQTANSKCTTVKGRDAAFIGPNENQFAILDDDKTGLALYILPGGKTSQENDNEKVLEDNHSTETNNNSIRGPMPFMFETEVDRIFPTPLESTLMFASHGDQIGLAKLVQGHRNSTADGNYVPTKGEGRKSIKLKVNEIVLQVHWQETLRGLVAGVLTTQRVLMVSADLDILASTYAKFDKGIPSYRSLLWIGPALVFSTATAISVLGWDGKVRTILSISMPYAVLVGALNDRLLLANPTEINPRQKKVVEIRSCLVGLLEPLLIGFATMQQRFEQKLDLSEILYQITSRFDSLRITPRSLDILAGGPPVCGDLAVSLSQAGPQFTQVLRGIYAIKALRFSTALSVLKDEFLRSRDYPRCPPTSHLFHRFRQLGYACIKFGQFDSAKETFEVIADNDSILDLFICHLNPSALRRLAQKLEEDGTDSELRRYCERILRVRSTGWTQGIFANFAAESMVPKGPEWGGGNWEIKTPTNLKAIPQWELAAEVMPYMKTDDGSIPSIVADHIGVYLGSVKGRGSIVEVVSEDSLVKSFAPAGGNVDKATGLQTPLAKSISNKSKASSDGDSKDNLMGLETLMKQSSAAADEQAKAEEEFKKTMYGTANDGSSSDEENVSKTRKLHIRIRDKPVTSPTVDVKKIKEATMQFKLGEGFGPPISRTKSLTGSTPDLAQNLSQPPATTALTAPIVSATPVDPFGTDSLMQPAPVLQTSTQGTGAGVAARPIPEDFFQNTIPSLQIAASLPPPGTYLSQLDPASRGVDSNKVSSNQANAPEVNVGLPDGGVPPQASQQPALPFESIGLPDGGVPPQSLGQPTAMPPSVQAVQPAQPSFPSQPIDLSVLGVPNSADSGKPPPPQATSVRPGQVPRGAAASICFKTGLAHLEQNHLSDALSCFDEAFLALAKDHSRGADIKAQATICAQYKIAVTLLQEIGRLQKVQGSSALSAKDEMGRLSRHLGSLPLLAKHRINCIRTAIKRNMEVQNYAYSKQMLELLFSKAPASKQDELRSLIDMCVQRGLLNKSIDPQEDPSMFCAATLSRLSTIGYDVCDLCGAKFSALTSPGCIICGMGSIKRSDALAEPVPSPFG